In Malus sylvestris chromosome 16, drMalSylv7.2, whole genome shotgun sequence, the following are encoded in one genomic region:
- the LOC126608631 gene encoding uncharacterized protein LOC126608631 isoform X1: protein MTMGTTTQAYGESRYWDNRYANESESFDWYQKYQSLAPLINLYVPRHPNQHNRILVVGCGNSAFSEGMADDGYEDVVSIDISSVVIQTMQSKYSNRPHLKYLQMDVRDMSAFETASFDAVVDKGTLDSLLCGNNSRQNATEMLEEVWRVLKDKGVYFLVTYGAPLYRLRLLRESCSWMIKLHVIEKLSCEDKPEPPIWDLTNPVPLHGDGSSAEELLGNNPDVHYIYICTKDNSLKPGVKREPSVD from the exons atgaCGATGGGAACGACGACGCAGGCGTACGGCGAGTCGCGGTACTGGGACAACCGCTACGCCAACGAATCAGAATCGTTCGATTGGTACCAAAAGTACCAATCTTTGGCTCCGCTGATCAATCTCTACGTCCCTCGCCATCCCAACCAACACAACCGCATCCTTGTCGTCGGCTGCGGAAACTCAG CGTTCAGCGAGGGGATGGCCGATGATGGGTACGAGGATGTGGTTAGTATTGACATTTCATCTGTGGTCATCCAAACTATGCAGAGCAAGTACTCGAATCGTCCACACCTCaaat ATTTGCAAATGGATGTTCGAGATATGAGTGCTTTCGAAACTGCTTCCTTTGATGCTGTTGTTGACAAAG gaaCTCTAGATTCTCTTTTG TGTGGAAATAATTCGCGGCAAAATGCTACCGAGATGCTTGAGGAAGTTTGGAG GGTCCTCAAGGATAAAGGAGTCTACTTTCTG GTAACATACGGTGCCCCATTGTATCGTTTGCGCTTGTTGAGAGAGTCATGCTCGTGGATGATAAAACTCCATGTGATAG AGAAACTTTCCTGTGAAGATAAACCAGAACCTCCAATATGGGATCTGACAAATCCTGTTCCGCTGCATGGTGATGGAAGCTCAGCGGAGGAATTGCTAGGAAACAACCCTGATGTTCATTATATTTACATTTGTACGAAG GATAATTCTTTAAAGCCAGGCGTTAAGCGTGAACCCTCGGTCGATTGA
- the LOC126608631 gene encoding uncharacterized protein LOC126608631 isoform X2, with amino-acid sequence MTMGTTTQAYGESRYWDNRYANESESFDWYQKYQSLAPLINLYVPRHPNQHNRILVVGCGNSAFSEGMADDGYEDVVSIDISSVVIQTMQSKYSNRPHLKYLQMDVRDMSAFETASFDAVVDKGTLDSLLCGNNSRQNATEMLEEVWRVLKDKGVYFLVTYGAPLYRLRLLRESCSWMIKLHVIEKLSCEDKPEPPIWDLTNPVPLHGDGSSAEELLGNNPDVHYIYICTKVGRIKFPILAI; translated from the exons atgaCGATGGGAACGACGACGCAGGCGTACGGCGAGTCGCGGTACTGGGACAACCGCTACGCCAACGAATCAGAATCGTTCGATTGGTACCAAAAGTACCAATCTTTGGCTCCGCTGATCAATCTCTACGTCCCTCGCCATCCCAACCAACACAACCGCATCCTTGTCGTCGGCTGCGGAAACTCAG CGTTCAGCGAGGGGATGGCCGATGATGGGTACGAGGATGTGGTTAGTATTGACATTTCATCTGTGGTCATCCAAACTATGCAGAGCAAGTACTCGAATCGTCCACACCTCaaat ATTTGCAAATGGATGTTCGAGATATGAGTGCTTTCGAAACTGCTTCCTTTGATGCTGTTGTTGACAAAG gaaCTCTAGATTCTCTTTTG TGTGGAAATAATTCGCGGCAAAATGCTACCGAGATGCTTGAGGAAGTTTGGAG GGTCCTCAAGGATAAAGGAGTCTACTTTCTG GTAACATACGGTGCCCCATTGTATCGTTTGCGCTTGTTGAGAGAGTCATGCTCGTGGATGATAAAACTCCATGTGATAG AGAAACTTTCCTGTGAAGATAAACCAGAACCTCCAATATGGGATCTGACAAATCCTGTTCCGCTGCATGGTGATGGAAGCTCAGCGGAGGAATTGCTAGGAAACAACCCTGATGTTCATTATATTTACATTTGTACGAAGGTTGGTAGAATCAAATTTCCTATCTTGGCAATTTAG